The Anoxybacillus flavithermus genome has a segment encoding these proteins:
- a CDS encoding transcription termination factor Rho, giving the protein MELGDLTIATLENMTIKELYELARQYKISYYSKLTKKELIFAILKARAEQDGLFFMEGVLEIIQSEGFGFLRPINYSPSSEDIYISASQIRRFDLRNGDKVSGKVRPPKENERYFGLLHVEAVNGEDPEIAKERVHFPALTPLYPNRQMKLETTPDKLSTRLIDLIAPIGFGQRGLIVAPPKAGKTMLLKEIANSITTNHPDVELIVLLIDERPEEVTDIERSVSADVVSSTFDEVPENHIKVAELVLERAMRLVEHKRDVVILMDSITRLARAYNLVIPPSGRTLSGGIDPAAFHRPKRFFGAARNIEEGGSLTILATALVDTGSRMDDVIYEEFKGTGNMELHLDRSLAEKRIFPAIDIRRSGTRKEELLIPREHLEKLWAIRKTMSDTPDFIERFIHRLKQTKTNEEFFAMLDEEWKTAGNLKRL; this is encoded by the coding sequence ATGGAGTTAGGAGATTTAACGATTGCAACGCTGGAAAATATGACGATTAAAGAGCTATATGAGTTAGCTCGCCAATACAAAATTTCGTATTACAGTAAACTGACAAAGAAAGAATTGATTTTTGCCATTTTAAAAGCGCGCGCGGAACAAGACGGCCTCTTTTTCATGGAAGGTGTGCTTGAAATTATTCAATCAGAAGGATTTGGTTTTTTACGTCCAATTAACTATTCCCCGAGTTCGGAAGATATTTATATTTCCGCATCGCAAATTCGCCGCTTTGATTTGCGCAACGGTGATAAAGTATCAGGAAAAGTACGCCCTCCAAAAGAAAACGAACGATATTTCGGTCTGCTACATGTTGAAGCTGTAAACGGAGAAGACCCAGAAATCGCAAAAGAGCGCGTTCACTTCCCAGCGCTTACGCCGCTTTATCCAAACCGACAAATGAAGCTCGAAACGACACCGGACAAGCTATCGACTCGCCTCATCGATTTAATCGCTCCGATTGGATTCGGTCAGCGCGGTTTAATTGTCGCGCCTCCAAAAGCGGGAAAAACGATGTTGTTAAAAGAAATCGCCAACAGCATTACAACAAATCACCCAGATGTTGAGCTCATCGTCTTACTCATTGATGAGCGCCCAGAAGAGGTGACGGATATTGAACGTTCCGTATCGGCTGATGTCGTGAGCTCGACGTTTGATGAAGTGCCAGAAAATCATATTAAAGTGGCGGAGCTTGTGCTTGAACGCGCGATGCGCCTTGTTGAACATAAACGTGACGTCGTCATTTTAATGGATAGTATTACGCGTTTAGCGCGCGCATACAACTTAGTCATTCCGCCAAGTGGACGAACGCTTTCGGGAGGAATTGATCCGGCTGCATTCCACCGTCCGAAACGGTTTTTCGGAGCGGCGCGGAACATTGAAGAAGGTGGCAGTTTAACGATTTTAGCGACCGCTCTTGTTGATACAGGGTCGCGCATGGATGATGTCATTTACGAAGAATTTAAAGGAACAGGAAATATGGAACTTCATCTTGATCGCTCATTAGCGGAAAAACGGATTTTCCCTGCCATTGACATTCGTCGTTCAGGTACACGAAAAGAAGAATTGTTAATTCCGAGAGAACATTTAGAAAAATTGTGGGCGATTCGCAAGACGATGTCGGATACGCCAGACTTTATTGAACGATTTATTCACCGACTAAAGCAAACGAAAACGAATGAAGAGTTTTTTGCGATGTTAGACGAAGAGTGGAAAACAGCCGGAAATTTAAAACGGTTATAA
- a CDS encoding 50S ribosomal protein L31 → MKAGIHPNYKKVMVKCACGNEFESGSVKDEVRVEICSACHPFYTGRQKFASAAGRVDKFNKKYGLK, encoded by the coding sequence ATGAAAGCAGGAATCCATCCAAACTATAAAAAAGTGATGGTTAAATGCGCGTGTGGAAACGAGTTTGAGAGCGGTTCTGTTAAAGACGAAGTGCGCGTAGAAATTTGCTCAGCGTGCCATCCATTCTACACAGGACGTCAAAAATTCGCTTCTGCTGCAGGACGTGTTGATAAATTTAACAAAAAATACGGCCTTAAGTAA
- a CDS encoding thymidine kinase — protein sequence MYVMKQSGWLEVICGSMFSGKSEELIRRVRRAQFAKQEVKVFKPAIDNRYSEEAVVSHNGTSVIAIPVSCASDIRKHITTHTDVVAIDEVQFFDEHVVDVVQQLADEGYRVIVAGLDQDFRGEPFGPVPTLMSIAESVTKLQAVCTVCGSPASRTQRLINGRPASYYDPVILIGASESYEPRCRHHHEVPDHPAKKKTSTETATRP from the coding sequence ATGTATGTTATGAAGCAATCCGGCTGGCTCGAAGTCATTTGCGGCAGTATGTTTTCAGGAAAATCAGAGGAGCTTATTCGCCGCGTACGTCGCGCACAGTTCGCAAAACAAGAAGTGAAAGTGTTTAAGCCAGCCATCGACAACCGATATAGCGAAGAAGCTGTCGTTTCACATAATGGTACATCTGTCATCGCCATTCCGGTATCGTGTGCGTCGGACATCCGAAAGCATATTACAACGCATACAGATGTGGTCGCAATTGATGAAGTGCAATTTTTTGACGAGCATGTCGTTGACGTTGTTCAGCAGCTCGCAGACGAAGGATATCGCGTCATTGTCGCTGGTTTAGATCAAGATTTTCGTGGGGAACCTTTTGGGCCTGTCCCAACGTTAATGTCTATCGCTGAATCGGTGACGAAGTTGCAAGCTGTTTGTACTGTCTGCGGCTCTCCTGCTTCGCGCACGCAGCGGCTCATTAACGGTCGTCCGGCGTCTTATTACGATCCCGTCATTTTAATCGGAGCGAGCGAATCGTACGAGCCACGTTGTCGTCATCATCATGAAGTGCCTGATCATCCAGCGAAAAAGAAAACAAGTACAGAAACGGCGACTCGTCCATAA
- a CDS encoding peptide chain release factor 1 translates to MFDRLEAVEARYEKLNELLMDPEVLNDPKKLRDYSKEQSDLAETVQTYREYKSVREQLADAKAMLEEKLDPDMRDMVKEEISELEEREEQLVEKLKVLLLPKDPNDDKNVIMEIRGAAGGEEAALFAGDLYRMYTRYAESQGWKTEVIEAHPTGLGGYKEIIFMIQGKGAYSKLKFENGAHRVQRVPETESGGRIHTSTATVACLPEMEEIEIEINEKDIRVDTFASSGPGGQSVNTTMSAVRLTHIPTGIVVSCQDEKSQIKNKEKAMKVLRARIYDKYQQEARAEYDQTRKQAVGTGDRSERIRTYNFPQNRVTDHRIGLTIQKLDQVLEGKLDEIIDALILDDQSKKLEQANNEQ, encoded by the coding sequence ATGTTCGATCGTTTAGAGGCGGTAGAAGCCCGTTATGAAAAATTAAATGAACTATTAATGGATCCAGAAGTATTAAATGATCCAAAAAAATTACGTGATTATTCAAAAGAACAATCCGATTTAGCAGAAACGGTTCAAACGTATCGCGAATATAAATCGGTGCGTGAGCAATTGGCAGATGCGAAAGCGATGTTGGAAGAAAAGCTTGATCCGGACATGCGCGACATGGTGAAAGAGGAAATTAGTGAGCTAGAGGAGCGCGAAGAACAGCTTGTTGAAAAATTAAAAGTATTGTTGCTTCCGAAAGATCCGAACGACGATAAAAACGTCATTATGGAAATTCGCGGAGCGGCAGGTGGAGAGGAAGCTGCGCTTTTTGCAGGTGACTTATACCGTATGTACACGCGCTATGCGGAGTCGCAAGGATGGAAAACAGAAGTGATTGAAGCACATCCGACAGGACTTGGTGGCTACAAAGAAATCATCTTTATGATTCAAGGAAAAGGGGCATATTCAAAATTAAAATTTGAAAACGGTGCCCATCGCGTTCAACGGGTGCCAGAGACGGAATCAGGCGGACGCATTCATACATCGACAGCGACAGTTGCGTGCTTGCCAGAGATGGAAGAAATCGAAATTGAAATTAACGAAAAAGATATTCGCGTTGATACGTTTGCTTCAAGCGGTCCGGGTGGACAAAGCGTCAATACGACGATGTCAGCGGTTCGTTTAACGCACATCCCAACAGGAATCGTCGTATCGTGCCAAGACGAAAAATCGCAAATTAAAAATAAAGAAAAAGCGATGAAAGTATTGCGTGCGCGCATTTACGATAAATACCAACAAGAAGCGCGCGCCGAGTACGACCAAACGCGCAAACAGGCAGTCGGAACAGGCGATCGTTCTGAACGCATTCGCACGTACAACTTCCCGCAAAATCGCGTCACCGATCATCGCATTGGTTTAACGATTCAAAAACTTGATCAAGTGTTAGAAGGAAAGTTAGATGAAATTATTGATGCGCTCATTTTAGACGATCAATCGAAAAAATTGGAGCAAGCGAACAATGAGCAGTAA
- a CDS encoding protein-(glutamine-N5) methyltransferase, release factor-specific — translation MSSKIYEVLQWASSFFREHGKEETAAEWLLRHHLQMTRAQLFASLRDPMDEASKQTFMADVKKHALQHVPIQYIIGHEQFYGRTFIVNEHVLIPRPETEELVSHVLARTTEKALSVVDVGTGSGAIAITLSLERPTWHVYGIDIAASSLEVAKRNANQLGACVHWFEGDLLQPIIDRGIQVDVVVSNPPYIPASDIPTLSPVVQKEPLRALVGGEDGLLFYRRLMEQLPHVVTSQALIAFEIGHGQGQAVQTMLQQTFPSAHVDVLFDINSKERIVIADLASE, via the coding sequence ATGAGCAGTAAAATATATGAAGTCCTGCAATGGGCTTCTTCTTTTTTCCGAGAGCACGGGAAGGAAGAAACGGCTGCCGAATGGTTATTGCGCCACCACTTACAAATGACGCGCGCGCAACTATTTGCTTCGTTGCGTGATCCAATGGATGAAGCAAGCAAGCAAACGTTTATGGCAGACGTAAAAAAGCATGCGCTACAACACGTCCCGATTCAATATATCATTGGACATGAACAGTTTTACGGTCGAACGTTTATCGTCAACGAACACGTATTAATTCCGCGTCCCGAAACAGAAGAGCTCGTTTCTCACGTGCTTGCCCGCACAACCGAAAAAGCGCTTTCCGTCGTTGATGTCGGAACAGGTAGCGGAGCGATTGCGATTACGTTATCGTTAGAACGGCCAACGTGGCATGTGTATGGCATTGATATTGCCGCTTCGTCGCTGGAAGTGGCGAAGCGAAATGCCAATCAGCTTGGCGCTTGCGTTCATTGGTTCGAAGGGGATTTGCTGCAACCGATCATCGACCGTGGCATACAAGTGGATGTTGTCGTTTCTAATCCGCCGTACATTCCAGCGTCTGACATTCCAACGCTATCGCCCGTCGTACAAAAAGAACCGCTTCGTGCGCTTGTCGGTGGCGAAGACGGCTTGTTGTTTTATCGTCGCTTGATGGAACAATTGCCACACGTGGTTACCTCGCAAGCACTTATTGCATTTGAAATCGGGCACGGACAAGGGCAGGCGGTACAAACGATGTTACAGCAAACGTTTCCTTCCGCGCATGTTGACGTTCTTTTTGACATAAACAGTAAAGAGCGCATCGTCATCGCCGATCTCGCTTCCGAGTAA
- a CDS encoding stage II sporulation protein R yields the protein MNKYVIILYITMIMIGALVTMYSQQTEAQSDVVIPNEAVRLRILANSDSPEDQALKRAVRDEVNKQITTWVSDLTTFEEAKQVIAQHVPDIEQTVARVLQEKKSNQSYNVTFGRVSFPTKIYGSYVYPAGEYDAVLITLGKGEGANWWCVLFPPLCFLDFSTGEAVRPVEKQVERETPIEQMTEQPLVVEDEQQVEVKFFVVEVWKTLMQ from the coding sequence ATGAATAAATACGTGATTATTTTATATATAACAATGATTATGATCGGTGCGCTTGTGACGATGTATAGCCAACAAACAGAGGCGCAAAGCGATGTTGTGATTCCAAACGAAGCGGTACGGTTGCGCATTTTAGCAAATAGCGATTCGCCGGAAGATCAAGCATTAAAGCGTGCAGTTCGCGACGAAGTAAATAAACAAATTACGACATGGGTAAGCGATTTGACGACATTTGAAGAAGCCAAACAAGTTATTGCCCAACATGTGCCCGACATTGAGCAAACGGTCGCTCGTGTTCTTCAAGAAAAAAAGAGCAATCAGTCGTACAACGTGACGTTTGGGCGTGTATCATTTCCAACGAAAATATACGGTTCGTATGTATATCCAGCTGGAGAATATGACGCGGTATTAATTACCCTTGGGAAAGGGGAAGGAGCGAATTGGTGGTGCGTCCTGTTTCCGCCACTCTGTTTTCTCGACTTTTCCACAGGTGAAGCCGTTCGTCCTGTGGAAAAACAAGTGGAACGAGAGACACCGATCGAGCAAATGACTGAACAACCGCTCGTTGTGGAAGATGAACAGCAAGTAGAAGTGAAATTTTTCGTTGTGGAAGTATGGAAAACGCTTATGCAATAA
- a CDS encoding threonylcarbamoyl-AMP synthase, protein MKTHVFFVDKNVDELNSCPQVAQAAAYLQRGELVAFPTETVYGLGANAMSTAAVENIFVAKGRPSDNPLIVHIATTEQLHDIACDIPPVAYTLIEHFWPGPLTLVLPKKEAVSPRVTAGLNTVAVRMPNHPIALALIKASGLPIAAPSANRSGRPSPTTAKHVLDDLDGRIAAIVDGGPTGVGVESTVIDCTTKIPTILRPGGVTKEDIEQVIGVVDIDRALVEKEAVPKSPGMKYTHYAPKAPLVVVHGSSTFLQQLVNEKRANGFKVGVLTTEEGRHTYEADVVIPCGRRDDLRTVAQQLYDALRTFDQTNVDMIYSEAFPNEGIGVAIMNRLLKAAGHEQMMEK, encoded by the coding sequence TTGAAAACACATGTGTTTTTTGTGGATAAAAATGTGGATGAGTTAAACAGTTGTCCACAAGTGGCACAGGCCGCAGCGTATTTACAACGAGGCGAGCTTGTTGCTTTTCCGACAGAAACGGTGTATGGTCTTGGGGCGAACGCCATGTCCACAGCAGCTGTGGAAAACATTTTTGTAGCGAAAGGGAGACCGAGCGATAATCCACTTATTGTTCACATTGCGACAACAGAGCAGTTGCATGATATTGCTTGCGACATTCCTCCTGTTGCATACACATTGATAGAGCATTTTTGGCCTGGTCCATTAACGCTCGTTCTCCCAAAAAAAGAAGCCGTCTCTCCGCGCGTAACAGCAGGGTTAAATACGGTTGCGGTGCGCATGCCGAACCATCCGATCGCTCTTGCGCTTATCAAAGCAAGCGGGCTTCCGATCGCAGCACCGAGTGCCAATCGTTCAGGGAGACCGAGTCCGACGACGGCCAAACATGTGCTTGATGATTTAGATGGACGAATAGCAGCCATTGTTGACGGAGGGCCGACGGGTGTTGGGGTTGAATCAACGGTCATTGACTGTACGACAAAAATCCCGACCATTTTAAGACCGGGTGGTGTGACGAAAGAAGACATTGAACAAGTGATTGGAGTGGTGGATATCGACCGTGCGCTTGTGGAAAAAGAAGCGGTGCCGAAATCTCCTGGCATGAAATATACACATTACGCCCCGAAAGCTCCGTTAGTTGTTGTCCACGGCTCTTCTACGTTTTTACAACAGCTTGTCAATGAAAAACGTGCCAACGGTTTTAAAGTGGGTGTGTTAACGACGGAAGAAGGACGTCATACGTATGAAGCAGACGTTGTCATTCCTTGTGGACGACGCGACGACTTACGCACGGTCGCTCAACAGCTATATGATGCGTTACGAACGTTCGATCAAACGAATGTCGATATGATTTATAGCGAGGCGTTTCCGAACGAAGGAATTGGAGTCGCTATTATGAATCGTCTATTAAAAGCAGCAGGGCATGAACAAATGATGGAAAAATGA
- a CDS encoding low molecular weight phosphatase family protein, whose protein sequence is MVSQTNVLFVCTGNTCRSPMAEALLRHKQLPHVQVRSAGVFAFEGSDASQHAKAVLAEKGIDVDHRASLLTKEHIDWATYVLTMTESHKQHVLSRFPEAEGKTFTLHEFLGDSKDVIDPFGGSIDVYRQTRDELEQAIEKLHEKL, encoded by the coding sequence ATGGTGAGTCAAACGAACGTTTTGTTTGTATGCACAGGAAATACGTGTCGAAGTCCGATGGCGGAGGCGCTACTTAGACATAAACAACTGCCACACGTACAAGTGAGGTCAGCTGGCGTTTTTGCGTTTGAGGGGAGCGATGCGTCACAACATGCGAAAGCGGTGCTCGCTGAAAAAGGGATCGATGTCGACCATCGTGCTTCGTTGCTAACAAAAGAACATATTGACTGGGCAACGTATGTATTGACGATGACCGAAAGTCACAAGCAACATGTGTTGTCTCGTTTTCCGGAAGCAGAAGGAAAAACGTTTACGTTGCACGAATTTCTTGGTGACAGTAAAGACGTTATCGATCCATTTGGTGGCTCCATTGACGTGTATCGTCAAACGCGCGATGAGCTCGAACAAGCAATTGAAAAGCTACATGAAAAGCTATAA
- a CDS encoding methyl-accepting chemotaxis protein — MMGGKYTFSLQKKLAIFTTVLAIITYSTSAFYIYVLYDYVKQWLPFGKNTFTIVTLLLGIFWSGVLAYYAARFITKPLSQLEQAALKAAEGEIGQDVPVPKSDDEIRSLALAFNDMLRSLRDMVQSIQQNFAHTNEKVVEMTNVSRIAAEQAENIARTIDEISKGADNSAVAMQTTAEAVEDVLAIAGNVQQKAMQSEKLSTEMVAKLEESRRVIGSLIAGIQQLAKNNEASLHVVRRLEDHAKEVGQIISLVGDIAGQTNLLALNASIEAARAGEHGKGFAVVAEEVRKLADESAKAVQGISELVQNIQHEVANVVSQITEQVKKANDEAKKGNETNEAISHMSASIHEVADAVKQIAQLVDEQTKYIQQTSVQSQEVAAIAEQTSAGAEEVTAATQEQTAVIESVRELATELGEQAEKLKQTIARFRL, encoded by the coding sequence ATGATGGGGGGAAAATACACATTTAGCTTACAAAAAAAGCTAGCCATTTTCACAACGGTATTAGCAATCATTACGTACTCAACGAGCGCCTTTTACATTTATGTGCTCTATGACTACGTCAAACAATGGCTTCCGTTTGGAAAGAACACGTTTACGATTGTCACACTGCTACTCGGTATATTTTGGTCTGGTGTATTGGCGTATTATGCGGCGCGTTTTATAACGAAACCGCTTTCTCAACTTGAACAAGCGGCGTTAAAAGCAGCAGAAGGGGAAATTGGACAAGATGTACCTGTGCCAAAGTCGGATGATGAAATTCGTTCGCTTGCGCTTGCGTTTAACGATATGTTGCGCAGTTTACGCGACATGGTGCAAAGCATTCAACAAAATTTTGCCCACACGAATGAAAAAGTTGTCGAGATGACAAACGTGTCTCGCATCGCCGCGGAACAGGCGGAAAACATCGCGCGCACGATTGATGAAATTTCAAAAGGAGCGGATAATTCCGCGGTGGCGATGCAAACGACAGCAGAAGCAGTAGAAGATGTGTTAGCGATCGCAGGAAACGTACAACAAAAAGCGATGCAATCGGAAAAACTGTCGACCGAGATGGTTGCAAAACTCGAAGAAAGCCGTCGTGTCATCGGTTCGCTCATCGCTGGCATTCAACAATTAGCGAAAAACAACGAAGCGTCGCTACATGTCGTGCGACGTTTAGAAGATCATGCGAAAGAAGTCGGACAAATTATTTCGCTTGTTGGGGATATTGCAGGACAGACGAATTTACTCGCATTAAACGCTTCGATTGAAGCAGCGCGTGCTGGCGAGCACGGCAAAGGTTTTGCGGTTGTTGCGGAAGAAGTAAGAAAGTTAGCGGATGAAAGTGCTAAGGCGGTACAAGGCATTTCCGAGCTCGTTCAAAACATTCAACATGAAGTAGCCAACGTCGTTAGCCAAATTACGGAGCAAGTGAAAAAAGCAAATGATGAAGCGAAAAAAGGAAACGAAACAAATGAAGCAATTTCGCACATGAGTGCATCCATTCATGAAGTAGCAGATGCGGTCAAACAAATTGCGCAACTTGTTGATGAACAAACGAAATACATTCAACAAACATCTGTTCAATCGCAAGAAGTGGCTGCCATTGCCGAACAAACATCCGCTGGGGCGGAAGAAGTGACAGCAGCGACGCAAGAGCAAACCGCGGTCATCGAAAGCGTGCGCGAACTAGCAACAGAACTTGGTGAGCAAGCAGAAAAATTAAAACAAACGATTGCCCGTTTTCGTTTATAA
- a CDS encoding ribose 5-phosphate isomerase B, giving the protein MKVAIASDHGGIRIREEIKKLMDEMGIEYTDFGCECETSVDYPDYALPVAQKVANGEFDRGILICGTGIGMSIAANKVKGIRCALVHDVFSAKATREHNDSNILAMGERVIGPGLAREIAKVWLTTPFEGGRHEKRIQKISAYENEQ; this is encoded by the coding sequence GTGAAAGTAGCAATCGCATCAGACCATGGTGGTATTCGTATTCGCGAAGAAATTAAAAAACTCATGGATGAAATGGGAATTGAATATACAGACTTTGGGTGTGAATGTGAAACGTCGGTCGATTATCCAGATTACGCATTGCCGGTCGCACAAAAAGTAGCGAACGGTGAATTTGACCGCGGTATTTTAATTTGTGGAACAGGGATCGGTATGAGCATTGCCGCGAATAAAGTGAAAGGCATTCGTTGTGCGCTCGTTCATGACGTATTTAGTGCAAAAGCGACGCGTGAACATAACGACAGCAATATATTAGCGATGGGCGAGCGCGTCATCGGACCGGGATTGGCGCGCGAAATTGCCAAAGTATGGCTGACAACCCCATTTGAAGGGGGGCGTCACGAAAAACGCATTCAAAAAATTTCCGCTTATGAAAACGAGCAATAA
- a CDS encoding TIGR01440 family protein, translating to MKTSNKGGVIVTNMEQWRSQWQKALAEFRAQVPLTNHDVVVIGCSTSEVIGEKIGTAGTMEVAAMLFQELKQWRDETGVQLAFQCCEHLNRALVVERQTAVTKQLEIVSVIPVRNAGGAMAAYAYTQLHDPVVVEHIRADAGIDIGATLIGMHLKHVAVPVRTSIKQIGHAIVTFAKTRPKLIGGERAVYSEEKANKSCSIG from the coding sequence ATGAAAACGAGCAATAAAGGTGGTGTCATCGTGACGAACATGGAACAATGGCGTAGTCAATGGCAAAAGGCGCTTGCTGAGTTTCGTGCGCAAGTACCGCTAACGAATCATGACGTTGTCGTCATTGGTTGCAGTACAAGTGAAGTCATCGGAGAAAAAATCGGAACAGCCGGAACGATGGAAGTAGCGGCGATGTTGTTTCAAGAACTGAAACAATGGCGCGATGAAACAGGGGTGCAGCTTGCGTTTCAATGTTGTGAACATTTAAACCGGGCATTAGTAGTGGAACGACAAACCGCTGTGACAAAGCAGTTGGAAATTGTGAGCGTCATTCCTGTTCGCAATGCTGGTGGCGCAATGGCGGCATACGCATATACGCAACTTCATGATCCTGTTGTCGTTGAACATATTCGAGCAGATGCTGGCATTGATATCGGTGCTACATTAATTGGTATGCATTTAAAACATGTGGCGGTTCCTGTCCGCACATCGATTAAGCAAATCGGACATGCGATCGTTACATTTGCGAAAACGAGACCGAAGCTCATCGGAGGCGAACGCGCCGTCTATTCAGAAGAAAAGGCGAACAAATCATGTTCGATCGGTTAA
- a CDS encoding serine hydroxymethyltransferase (catalyzes the reaction of glycine with 5,10-methylenetetrahydrofolate to form L-serine and tetrahydrofolate), which yields MSRLSQQDPQVFQAIQDELKRQQTKIELIASENFVSEAVMEAQGSVLTNKYAEGYPGRRYYGGCEHVDVVEELARERAKQLFGAEHANVQPHSGAQANMAVYFTILQHGDTVLGMNLSHGGHLTHGSPVNFSGIQYNFIEYGVDPETHRINYDDVREKALKHKPKLIVAGASAYPRTIDFAKFREIADEVGAYFMVDMAHIAGLVAAGLHPNPVPYAHFVTTTTHKTLRGPRGGMILCQEQFAKQIDKAIFPGIQGGPLMHVIAAKAVALGEALQDDFKTYAQNIVNNAKRLAEALVAEGFTLVSGGTDNHLLLIDLRSIGLTGKVAEKVLDEIGITVNKNTIPYDPESPFVTSGIRIGTAAVTSRGFGLEEMDEIARIISIALKHKDDEQKLDEARRRVAALTEKFPLYV from the coding sequence ATGAGTCGCTTGTCACAGCAAGATCCGCAAGTATTTCAAGCTATTCAAGATGAATTGAAACGACAACAAACGAAAATTGAATTAATTGCATCAGAAAACTTCGTTAGCGAAGCGGTGATGGAAGCGCAAGGATCAGTATTAACGAACAAGTATGCTGAAGGATATCCAGGCCGTCGCTATTACGGCGGTTGTGAACATGTTGACGTCGTGGAAGAGCTTGCGCGCGAACGTGCAAAACAATTGTTCGGAGCGGAACATGCAAATGTTCAACCACACTCGGGAGCGCAAGCGAATATGGCGGTATATTTTACAATTTTACAACATGGGGATACTGTGCTTGGCATGAACTTATCGCATGGTGGGCATTTAACGCACGGAAGCCCGGTAAACTTTAGCGGTATCCAATACAATTTCATTGAATACGGCGTTGACCCAGAAACGCACCGTATTAATTACGATGACGTTCGTGAAAAAGCATTAAAGCATAAACCGAAATTAATCGTTGCTGGAGCAAGCGCATATCCGCGCACGATTGACTTTGCAAAGTTTCGTGAAATCGCTGATGAAGTAGGCGCCTATTTCATGGTCGATATGGCCCACATCGCAGGACTTGTCGCGGCAGGATTGCATCCAAATCCTGTTCCGTATGCCCATTTTGTAACGACAACGACGCATAAAACGTTGCGCGGTCCGCGCGGGGGCATGATTTTATGCCAAGAGCAGTTTGCTAAACAAATTGACAAAGCGATTTTCCCAGGCATTCAAGGCGGCCCGCTTATGCATGTTATCGCAGCTAAAGCTGTGGCGCTCGGTGAGGCGTTACAAGACGATTTCAAAACGTATGCGCAAAACATTGTAAACAATGCGAAACGTTTAGCGGAAGCGCTCGTAGCAGAAGGATTTACACTCGTTTCTGGCGGAACGGACAACCATTTATTGCTCATTGACCTCCGTTCTATCGGATTAACAGGAAAAGTGGCTGAAAAAGTGCTTGATGAGATCGGTATTACAGTCAATAAAAACACGATTCCATATGACCCAGAAAGTCCGTTTGTCACAAGCGGCATTCGCATCGGTACAGCGGCGGTAACAAGCCGTGGCTTCGGGCTTGAAGAAATGGATGAAATTGCGCGCATCATTTCGATTGCGCTCAAACATAAAGACGATGAACAAAAGTTAGACGAAGCGCGCCGTCGCGTTGCTGCATTAACGGAAAAGTTCCCATTATACGTATAA
- a CDS encoding uracil phosphoribosyltransferase: protein MSKVYVFDHPLIQHKLTYIRDKHTGTKEFRELVEEVATLMAFEITRDLPLQEVDIETPVSKAKAKVIAGKKLGIIPILRAGIGMVDGILKLIPAAKVGHIGLYRDPETLKPVEYYVKLPTDVEERDFIVVDPMLATGGSAVEAIHALKKRGAKNIKFMCLIAAPEGVEAVQQAHPDVDIYIAALDEKLNDHGYIVPGLGDAGDRLFGTK, encoded by the coding sequence ATGAGTAAAGTGTACGTATTTGATCATCCGTTAATTCAACATAAGCTTACATACATCCGCGACAAACATACAGGAACAAAAGAGTTTCGCGAGCTTGTCGAAGAAGTGGCGACGCTTATGGCGTTTGAAATTACGCGCGACTTGCCGCTTCAAGAAGTTGACATTGAAACGCCTGTTAGCAAAGCGAAAGCGAAAGTCATCGCAGGCAAAAAGCTAGGGATTATCCCGATTTTACGTGCAGGAATCGGAATGGTGGACGGCATTTTAAAGCTTATTCCGGCAGCCAAAGTCGGACATATCGGCTTATATCGCGACCCAGAGACGTTAAAACCGGTTGAATATTACGTGAAGCTTCCGACAGATGTCGAAGAGCGCGACTTCATTGTTGTCGATCCGATGCTTGCGACAGGGGGATCAGCTGTTGAGGCGATTCATGCGCTCAAAAAACGCGGGGCGAAAAACATTAAGTTTATGTGTTTAATCGCCGCGCCAGAAGGAGTCGAAGCGGTACAACAAGCGCATCCAGATGTCGACATTTACATTGCCGCATTAGACGAAAAATTAAACGATCACGGCTATATCGTACCAGGTCTTGGCGATGCTGGCGACCGTCTATTCGGAACGAAGTAA